One genomic segment of Gemmatimonadota bacterium includes these proteins:
- the infC gene encoding translation initiation factor IF-3, producing VETSKAVTMAQGAGLDLVEVAPNARPPVCRIMDYGKYRYERGKKARKNRQSASQLKEIRMRVRISDHDYQFKIRHAEKFLTQRHKVRMVIEFFGRENAHRDMGRDLLQRIEDDLQHVGQIETHPRDEGRKLVMIVAPKSQ from the coding sequence TTGTAGAAACGAGCAAAGCCGTGACAATGGCTCAGGGGGCCGGGCTTGATCTGGTCGAAGTTGCGCCAAATGCACGTCCACCTGTTTGCCGGATTATGGACTACGGTAAATACAGGTATGAACGCGGGAAAAAAGCCAGAAAAAATCGTCAGAGTGCCTCGCAATTAAAAGAAATTCGGATGCGTGTTCGAATCAGCGATCACGATTATCAATTTAAGATCAGGCATGCTGAGAAATTTTTGACCCAGCGCCATAAAGTGCGGATGGTTATTGAATTCTTTGGACGGGAAAATGCACATCGCGATATGGGCCGCGACTTATTGCAGCGCATTGAAGACGATTTGCAACATGTTGGACAGATCGAAACGCACCCCCGCGACGAGGGGCGAAAGCTCGTGATGATTGTCGCGCCAAAATCTCAGTAA
- the rpmI gene encoding 50S ribosomal protein L35: MPKMKTHSGAKKRFKKHSSGKISRRQATAAHNLTKKTSKRKRGLRQTAHVHATDQSRVNRLLAS; this comes from the coding sequence GTGCCCAAAATGAAAACCCATAGCGGTGCCAAAAAGCGTTTCAAAAAGCACAGTTCTGGCAAAATCAGCCGTCGCCAGGCCACTGCAGCGCACAACCTGACCAAAAAGACGAGCAAACGCAAAAGAGGTCTCCGTCAAACTGCGCATGTTCACGCCACTGACCAAAGCCGAGTCAATCGTCTGCTGGCGTCTTGA
- the rplT gene encoding 50S ribosomal protein L20 yields MPRVTNSPASRRRRKKILKQARGYRGGRSKLLRTANNAVDRALQYAYRDRRQKKRNFRALWITRINAAARQHGLTYSRFMAGLKRDGIDINRKVLANLAVTDANAFAALAERVKQNA; encoded by the coding sequence ATGCCGAGAGTAACCAATAGTCCTGCATCGAGACGCAGGCGAAAAAAAATTTTAAAACAGGCCAGGGGCTATCGGGGTGGGCGCAGCAAACTGCTACGCACAGCCAACAATGCTGTGGATCGCGCCTTGCAATACGCCTATCGCGATCGCAGGCAAAAGAAAAGAAACTTCAGAGCATTGTGGATTACCCGAATCAATGCGGCTGCCAGACAACACGGATTGACTTACAGCCGATTTATGGCGGGTTTAAAGCGGGATGGCATCGATATCAACCGCAAAGTATTGGCCAATCTGGCCGTAACTGACGCCAATGCATTTGCCGCCCTGGCCGAAAGGGTTAAGCAAAACGCCTGA
- a CDS encoding cell division protein ZapB produces MNPWTRNVKEEGEVDEEVDEEVDEYAGANEEAEEVEVEEMEGSAEVAEDAEEEVDEEVVLMDINAGAVAEGVDRLVEAINNAVATIEDLRRENAELKQQSRALQSDISRLEEERVALCNERDQLQNIYNDNMLLIDNKAEILDKVETMLQRLNSLNPEKNE; encoded by the coding sequence ATGAATCCCTGGACAAGAAATGTGAAAGAAGAAGGGGAAGTGGATGAAGAAGTGGATGAAGAAGTGGATGAATACGCTGGGGCAAACGAAGAGGCCGAAGAAGTAGAAGTAGAAGAGATGGAAGGTAGCGCTGAGGTAGCCGAAGACGCTGAAGAAGAAGTGGATGAAGAAGTGGTCCTGATGGATATTAACGCCGGGGCAGTGGCGGAGGGAGTGGATCGGCTCGTTGAAGCAATTAACAACGCCGTTGCAACCATTGAAGATTTGCGTCGTGAAAATGCCGAATTGAAGCAACAGAGTCGTGCATTGCAGTCAGATATATCGCGACTCGAAGAAGAACGGGTGGCTCTGTGTAACGAACGAGATCAGCTGCAAAACATTTACAACGACAATATGCTTCTGATAGACAATAAGGCGGAAATCCTGGATAAGGTCGAGACGATGTTGCAACGCCTCAATTCCTTAAACCCCGAAAAAAATGAGTGA
- a CDS encoding cell division protein ZapA, producing MSGLSDVRVQIFGSEYRIASDADPEHIREVASYIDQKMREIASALALRNRSTVAVLTAVNLADELFKIEKESRRMDRLSREKADQLADSVTFSSRTK from the coding sequence ATGTCTGGTTTGTCCGACGTGCGCGTTCAGATATTTGGCTCAGAATATCGCATTGCCAGCGATGCTGACCCCGAACATATCCGCGAGGTGGCGAGTTATATCGATCAGAAAATGCGCGAAATAGCCAGTGCTCTTGCACTGCGCAACAGATCGACAGTAGCCGTATTAACGGCTGTGAATTTGGCTGATGAGCTTTTTAAGATCGAGAAAGAAAGTCGCCGGATGGATCGGCTTTCACGCGAGAAAGCCGATCAACTCGCAGACTCGGTAACTTTTAGCTCACGAACAAAGTGA
- the rny gene encoding ribonuclease Y — protein MEIVSVIALSTGLLVLGFVVGWLISSKVFHKRFYRTEASIEQILEDARRESETEKRTALLEAKDQIYHERVQAEKALEDRNNEVAHQEEELDRRSSELNRRADLLNHKAGQMEELEQKLVQQQDELTVKELELEAILEAQNTRLERIAALTRQQAKRELMENLEAEAQREVAWRLKEIREDAQARANDEAREIIASAIQRLAVDYTVESTVTVVELPADEMKGRIIGREGRNIRAFEMCTGVDVIVDDTPKAVVLSGFDPIRRAIAKTALEHLLMDGRIHPGRIEEVVEKSRENMHELIQQAGEEAIFDMGLPGLHDRLTECLGRLKFRTIYGQNMLNHSKEVAFLAGMMATHLGLDAQLAKRAGLLHDIGQGISHEFEGTPGQNGADMAKKYGEDDEVINAIEAHHGEADPISPIAVLVDAADAISRVRPGARREVLENYVRRLEHLEQTAREIEGVDAVYAIQAGQEIRVVANYGLISDEDTERLSAQIAERLEKTMTYPGHIKVTVIREVRAINFAR, from the coding sequence ATGGAAATTGTATCTGTGATTGCGCTATCTACCGGGCTATTGGTGCTGGGATTTGTTGTGGGATGGCTGATCAGCAGTAAAGTTTTCCACAAGAGATTTTACCGCACCGAAGCCTCAATCGAACAAATTTTGGAAGATGCTCGAAGAGAATCAGAAACGGAAAAACGCACCGCGCTTTTAGAAGCTAAGGATCAGATTTATCACGAGCGCGTACAGGCCGAAAAAGCGCTGGAAGACCGCAACAATGAAGTGGCACACCAAGAAGAAGAATTAGATCGTAGGTCGAGCGAGTTGAATCGACGTGCAGATCTCCTCAACCACAAAGCTGGACAAATGGAAGAATTGGAACAAAAATTGGTACAGCAGCAGGATGAATTAACCGTAAAAGAACTGGAATTGGAAGCAATTTTGGAGGCTCAAAATACGCGATTAGAACGCATTGCGGCCCTGACTCGCCAGCAGGCCAAACGCGAATTGATGGAAAATTTGGAGGCTGAAGCCCAGCGCGAAGTTGCCTGGCGCTTAAAAGAAATTCGGGAAGACGCACAAGCGCGGGCCAATGATGAAGCGAGAGAAATTATCGCAAGCGCGATTCAAAGACTGGCGGTAGATTACACGGTAGAATCAACGGTGACAGTTGTCGAGTTGCCAGCCGATGAAATGAAAGGTCGAATTATCGGGCGTGAAGGACGTAATATTCGAGCTTTCGAGATGTGTACTGGCGTGGATGTGATTGTTGACGATACCCCCAAAGCCGTCGTGCTGTCCGGGTTTGATCCCATTCGCCGTGCGATTGCCAAGACAGCTTTGGAGCACCTTTTAATGGATGGGCGCATTCATCCGGGCCGGATTGAAGAAGTAGTTGAAAAATCGCGAGAAAACATGCACGAATTGATTCAACAAGCGGGCGAAGAGGCCATCTTTGACATGGGATTACCCGGCTTGCATGATCGCCTGACTGAATGTCTTGGTCGATTAAAATTTCGGACGATCTATGGGCAAAATATGTTAAACCACAGCAAAGAGGTGGCTTTTTTAGCAGGGATGATGGCCACGCATTTGGGGCTGGATGCACAACTTGCCAAACGCGCTGGCCTCCTGCACGATATTGGCCAGGGAATCAGCCACGAATTTGAAGGTACACCCGGTCAAAATGGCGCTGATATGGCAAAAAAATACGGTGAAGACGACGAGGTAATCAACGCGATTGAAGCCCACCACGGCGAGGCTGACCCGATCTCGCCAATTGCCGTGCTGGTCGATGCCGCAGACGCCATCTCGAGGGTTCGCCCGGGTGCGAGGCGCGAGGTGTTGGAAAATTACGTACGACGATTGGAGCATTTGGAACAAACCGCCCGAGAAATAGAGGGAGTAGATGCGGTTTATGCCATTCAAGCGGGTCAGGAAATTCGAGTGGTCGCCAACTATGGGTTAATCAGCGATGAAGACACCGAACGATTATCTGCTCAAATTGCCGAACGACTGGAAAAAACAATGACATATCCGGGGCATATAAAGGTGACCGTAATTCGCGAGGTGCGCGCCATCAATTTTGCGCGATAA
- a CDS encoding TIGR00282 family metallophosphoesterase, with the protein MKILFVGDVYGRPGRRAAAHLIPQLIAQHAIDFCVVNGENSAGGFGITAKIGQKFHAYGADVITLGDHVWDQKDSVDYIQTGDRILRAANFPKEVGGIGAAVFSARNGASVAVISLLGRTYMKMALDCPFRTGQCAVEKLQKKTPIILIDFHAEATSEKIALGHYMDGKVSAVLGTHTHVQTADNGILPGGTAYMTDVGMTGPHDSVIGAKKDPAIHRFINQMPVRFEPATGDVKLCGALIDVDECSGRARHIERLCLDLEEG; encoded by the coding sequence ATGAAAATTCTATTTGTAGGCGATGTCTATGGCAGACCCGGGCGACGGGCCGCCGCACATTTGATTCCTCAACTGATCGCACAGCACGCCATTGATTTCTGCGTTGTCAATGGCGAAAATTCTGCTGGCGGTTTTGGTATTACTGCAAAAATCGGACAAAAATTTCACGCTTATGGCGCCGATGTAATTACCCTGGGCGATCACGTCTGGGATCAAAAAGATTCTGTTGACTATATTCAAACGGGCGACCGGATTTTGCGTGCAGCCAATTTCCCCAAAGAGGTTGGGGGTATTGGTGCAGCGGTTTTTTCAGCGCGCAACGGAGCATCGGTTGCAGTGATCAGCCTGCTTGGGCGAACATATATGAAAATGGCTTTGGACTGTCCTTTTAGAACGGGGCAATGCGCCGTGGAGAAGCTACAGAAGAAAACGCCCATTATTCTCATCGACTTCCACGCCGAAGCGACCTCAGAAAAAATTGCTTTGGGGCACTATATGGACGGCAAAGTCAGTGCGGTTTTAGGCACGCATACCCACGTTCAAACAGCCGACAATGGGATCTTGCCTGGCGGAACCGCGTATATGACAGATGTCGGCATGACAGGGCCTCATGATTCGGTTATTGGCGCAAAAAAAGATCCTGCGATTCACCGATTCATAAACCAGATGCCCGTGCGTTTTGAGCCAGCCACAGGTGATGTCAAACTCTGTGGTGCGCTCATCGATGTGGATGAATGCTCTGGACGCGCGCGACACATCGAGCGGTTGTGTCTCGATTTAGAGGAGGGATAA